Proteins encoded within one genomic window of Bemisia tabaci chromosome 2, PGI_BMITA_v3:
- the Vps36 gene encoding vacuolar protein-sorting-associated protein 36 — MDRFEFSSGRLQPEEYLVSKFSNVRLYDGDEKTSFEHGDVLFTNLRLIWCRNSNDFSIQPVLSLSYSLITYVLIDVHSRKLKKKLIINLSDTYKPSNPGPVLTSPFNYVKLSFKENVDENFVGNLDEVINEHHKNESSKSGNAPTRIKLRTGIVGIERSIHEKNKVTDESITVAFQDLSKLMTMAKDMVVISKTISDKICNHQGEISEDETVKFKSYLLSLGIEDPVTRNRVQNENQFYENLAKEISKILLGTIKEIGGMMVLTDAYCRVNRARGLELLSPDDFLNASKLMDQLSLPLKLRVFDSGVMVLQLLSHDDQILVRETVLLLRNHSSMSPQELSTLVKIPVSLAKERLIVAEKFGRACRDESIEGLRFHVNFFLENRS, encoded by the coding sequence ATGGATCGATTCGAGTTCTCTTCGGGTCGTTTACAACCAGAGGAATATCTTGTGAGTAAATTCAGCAATGTTCGCCTTTATGATGGGGATGAAAAAACTTCATTTGAACATGGTGACGTCTTATTTACAAATCTTCGTCTGATCTGGTGTCGAAACAGTAATGATTTTTCTATTCAACCAGTGCTTTCCTTATCCTACAGTTTGATAACCTATGTACTTATTGATGTACATTCTAGAAAGCTAAAAAAGAAACTCATCATCAATCTATCAGATACTTATAAGCCTTCAAATCCTGGCCCTGTGTTGACCAGTCCATTCAACTACGTAAAACTGTCTTTCAAAGAGAATGTGGACGAAAATTTTGTTGGAAACTTGGATGAAGTGATCAACGAGCATCACAAGAATGAAAGTTCGAAAAGTGGGAATGCTCCTACCAGAATCAAACTTCGCACTGGCATTGTCGGAATAGAACGCAGTATCcatgagaaaaataaagtaacgGATGAGAGTATCACTGTAGCTTTCCAAGATTTAAGTAAATTAATGACTATGGCCAAAGATATGGTTGTGATCTCCAAAACAATATCAGACAAAATTTGTAATCATCAAGGTGAAATAAGTGAAGATGAAACTGTCAAATTTAAATCTTATTTACTAAGTTTAGGAATTGAAGATCCGGTAACACGCAATAGAGTTCAAAACGAAAACCAATTCTACGAGAACCTAGCTaaagaaataagtaaaattCTCCTAGGAACAATCAAAGAAATCGGTGGAATGATGGTGCTCACAGATGCTTACTGTCGAGTCAATAGAGCCCGTGGTTTAGAACTTCTATCGCCTGATGACTTTCTTAATGCTAGCAAATTAATGGATCAACTATCTCTGCCGTTGAAATTGAGAGTATTCGATAGTGGTGTTATGGTGCTTCAATTACTGTCTCATGATGATCAAATTTTAGTGAGGGAAACCGTACTCCTCCTTCGTAATCACTCTTCTATGTCGCCTCAAGAACTGTCTACATTAGTGAAAATTCCTGTGTCTCTAGCAAAAGAAAGATTAATTGTCGCAGAAAAATTTGGTAGAGCATGCAGAGATGAGAGTATTGAAGGCCTTAGATTTcatgtaaacttttttttagaaaatagatCCTGA
- the LOC140223904 gene encoding uncharacterized protein, which produces MAIPVKLSDHVVEYHDIFDSHDLPHSFVANPIVPKNSYSHLLQKSIFVALSIPWPKELPNIDGPTFLKRRLIIHAILSILWYGIEIWATSCNRKKNTNLITTTIRPLKRSLSSAYKTVSNSVLNVITDLPPTDLLIEKRLRTIKKSEDKVEIEIDINRRWNQRWMEEGMENKDKWLHKLLPSLQPWIERSHGDADFYLSQFFSGHGSFNSYLYRFKLAPSPLCPLCLSAPDTPEHTFFGCTHIEGKKKELETKLDTDISPTNIMSLMLNSTENWELIKTYITKIIKTKIATNNSLNSQSTPTLSVAAGEKSPNRDDSGIIRADTQP; this is translated from the exons ATGGCCATACCAGTCAAGCTGTCTGATCATGTCGTCGAATACCAtgacattttcgactcccatgatctgccGCACTCTTTCGTTGCGAACCCGATCGTTCCTAAAAATTCCTACAGccacctcctccagaaatctaTCTTCGTAGCTCTCAGCATCCCTTGG CCTAAAGAACTGCCAAACATCGACGGACCAACGTTTCTTAAAAGAAGACTGATCATTCATGCCATCCTCTCCATTCTATGGTATGGAATTGAAATATGGGCAACCTCctgcaataggaaaaagaacACAAACCTAATTACCACCACCATCAGACCTCTCAAGAGAAGCCTAAGCTCAGCCTACAAAACTGTCAGTAATAGTGTACTTAATGTCATCACCGATTTGCCACCAACGGaccttttaattgaaaaaagactTCGCACAATCAAAAAGTCAGAGGATAAGGTTGAAATAGAAATCGACATCAACAGAAGATGGAACCAAAGATGGATGGAAGAAGGAATGGAAAATAAGGACAAATGGCTACACAAATTGCTCCCCTCACTTCAGCCATGGATTGAACGCAGTCATGGAGACGCCGACTTCTACTTGTCTCAATTTTTCTCTGGACACGGCTCTTTTAACTCATACCTATACAGATTTAAGCTTGCTCCCTCCCCTTTGTGCCCCCTATGCTTGTCTGCTCCGGATACGCCGGAGCATACTTTCTTCGGCTGCACACACATTgagggaaagaagaaagaattAGAAACTAAATTAGATACAGATATCTCTCCAACAAATATTATGAGTCTCATGCTTAACTCAACAGAAAACTGGGAACTCATTAAAACATACATaacaaaaattatcaaaaccaAGATAGCAACTAACAATTCTTTAAACAGCCAATCCACCCCAACACTAAGTGTTGCAGCCGGAGAAAAATCCCCCAATAGGGATGATTCCGGCATTATCCGGGCAGACACGCAGCCGTGA
- the LOC140223903 gene encoding uncharacterized protein produces the protein MAENADKIKALHRKRGVILGGITSFSKKLDEWRDKEVDRDKYVLQQYLDSFVKGFDKFDPIQEELEDLDEREIDQRQVIQDRFDVAVARAKGLLSEYAVSDDGESTRSNNSASFQSAASSQNSDRHVKLPKIDLPKFDGTLENWASFYDLFSTLIDEDTALSASAKLHFLRSSCTGKAARLIESLTTKPENYESALKLLKKKFDSPRRALRAHWTKLREYPKSPKDTPTSLGELVDLFNQNLKAMENLGAPVDQWSVPLIDLILTKISPYTAWQWELTLDETDNKMPCYTHLLSFLERRASSVELSNFDSACKNVAKVSYRSNYNNNSSPVPSVKKPAQNFSATSAPAKSDKKKTCPLCSEPHPLYWCDQFKSMSTEDRKITAQRESLCMNCLGNHTGLCKSKHRCKICKNNTHHTLLCCQNSEKPQPESPKFAGVINTPTSELITTALVNVSNYDGKSVLARALVDTCSSMHFMTINLAQRLGLKVRKDPSPISVLNSITTISGGTVSAIIRSRYNGYERELTFRTVDQITGLVPDQPIDRRLMKIPSNIRLADPEFHRPAPAEILIASGTALSMLCQGQINLSQPGGLDLYLQKTMLGWVIGGSVPSESAQSMASCHLVTLNFDLKQFWEREEVPQMEVLTKCKNEEEALCEEHFRSNITRNSEGRYVVALPFNERVTELRESRSMAEKRLAGLKRRLQLNPELKEKYCSVMKEYLTLGHMSPVEVRGGEKGYYLPHHAVTKDSLTTAVRVVYDGSAKTFPDGPSLNETLRVGPTIQPDLFSQLLKFRIHNTVLTGDIEKMYRQFLVRKQDRKYQRILWPDAEGRTQTYELNTVTFGLAPASFLAIRCLHQLAEDEGKNFPLAAEVLKNEFYVDNALTGAPTVTAAVLLRQQLTEILSRAGINIYQWASNVPEVLHDLPPEKINKQLVLSNSTISTLGLKWDANSDSITYTVANLPLNHIVTKRSILSEISKIFDPLGLLGPVIIYAKILIQELWKLKLHWDESLTSSLRQVWLKYRHQLSLLDHLSFGRKILIEHPVRVELHSFGDAGTKAYGCCLYVRSIDVHGNILTTLLCAKSRVAPIKTVSIPRLELCAARLLADDNHVTRLLIEAEHTIHGHAGIQATLYALRRRFWVLDGRNTIRKILRQCVHCAKLKPVSVDYLMGDLPAARVTPARPFSRVGIDLCGYFFLKEKKYRNRNQVKAYVVVFVCFVTKAVHLELVTDLSSDSFIAALRRFIARRGLCSDIYSDNATNFLGTNNQMKELETLFSDSKHQNSVHAFAAKNCIRWHFIPAKSPHFGGLWESAVKSFKHHLLRVVKGALFTYEEFYTFCTEIEAILNSRPISPMSSDPNDLLALTPGHFLIGDSLTSLPDLELRDTPVNRLSQWQHIQQVKQHFWSRWQQEYLNELTVRHKWTKDMPGIQTGALVLLQDEKLPPLQWNMGRVVQCHPGPDNVTRVVTVKTANGTFRRSTKKVSPLPIENSIVGRN, from the exons ATGGCGGAAAACGCTGACAAAATCAAAGCCCTCCACCGCAAAAGAGGTGTCATTTTGGGGGGAATTACATCATTCTCGAAAAAGCTAGATGAGTGGAGAGATAAAGAGGTGGATCGGGACAAGTATGTACTACAGCAATATCTCGATTCCTTTGTAAAAGGCTTTGACAAATTTGACCCAATTCAAGAGGAACTCGAAGACCTCGACGAAAGAGAGATAGACCAACGGCAAGTCATACAGGATCGCTTTGATGTAGCTGTTGCTCGAGCTAAAGGGTTGCTGAGTGAATATGCTGTCTCTGATGACGGTGAATCCACGAGGTCGAACAACAGCGCATCATTTCAATCCGCTGCTTCCTCCCAAAATTCTGATCGCCATGTAAAATTACCGAAGATAGATTTACCAAAGTTTGACGGAACTCTCGAAAATTGGGCCTCCTTTTATGACCTTTTTTCTACATTAATTGACGAAGACACGGCTCTTTCTGCATCggccaaacttcattttttgcgcaGCTCTTGTACGGGCAAAGCTGCACGTTTAATCGAATCTCTAACTACTAAaccagaaaattatgaaagcgcGCTCAAACTCCTTAAGAAAAAGTTTGACTCTCCACGTCGTGCTCTTAGGGCCCACTGGACGAAATTGCGGGAATACCCCAAATCGCCCAAGGACACGCCCACTTCTTTGGGTGAGCTAGTTGActtattcaatcaaaatctgAAAGCAATGGAAAATTTAGGTGCACCGGTGGATCAGTGGAGTGTACCTTTAATTGACCTCATTTTAACCAAAATCAGTCCCTACACTGCCTGGCAGTGGGAATTAACCTTAGATGAGACTGACAATAAGATGCCTTGTTACACGCATTTGCTGAGCTTTTTAGAAAGGAGAGCTAGCTCAGTGGAGCTGTCTAACTTCGATTCTGCCTGTAAGAATGTAGCTAAAGTGTCATATCGCTCAAATTATAACAACAACAGTTCGCCGGTCCCATCAGTAAAAAAACCCGCGCAAAATTTCAGTGCGACTAGCGCACCTGCCAagtctgacaaaaaaaaaacatgcccCCTTTGCTCGGAGCCGCATCCTTTGTATTGGTGTGATCAATTTAAGAGTATGTCCACAGAAGACAGAAAAATTACTGCGCAACGTGAATCCCTGTGCATGAACTGTCTCGGAAATCACACCGGCTTGTGCAAGTCTAAGCACCGttgtaaaatttgtaaaaacaatACGCATCACACATTACTTTGTTGTCAAAATTCCGAGAAACCACAGCCAGAATCCCCGAAATTTGCTGGTGTTATTAACACTCCAACTAGTGAGTTAATTACGACCGCCTTGGTTAACGTTAGCAATTATGACGGTAAAAGTGTCCTTGCTCGGGCGCTTGTTGACACGTGTTCCTCAATGCATTTTATGACTATAAATTTAGCGCAACGGCTAGGTTTGAAGGTAAGGAAGGACCCCTCTCCCATTTCTGTCTTAAACTCAATAACGACAATTTCGGGGGGCACCGTGTCCGCCATTATTAGGTCTCGTTACAATGGATACGAACGGGAGCTGACTTTTCGCACAGTTGATCAAATTACGGGCCTGGTTCCCGATCAACCAATTGATAGGCGTTTGATGAAAATACCTTCAAATATACGGCTTGCTGACCCAGAATTTCACCGCCCTGCCCCAGCTGAAATTCTCATCGCCTCAGGTACAGCGCTCTCTATGTTGTGCCAAGGGCAAATTAATCTCTCCCAGCCTGGTGGTCTGGATCTTTACTTGCAAAAAACCATGCTCGGGTGGGTCATCGGGGGGAGCGTTCCCTCGGAAAGCGCCCAATCTATGGCCTCCTGCCATCTCGTAACTCTTAATTTCGACCTCAAACAATTTTGGGAAAGGGAGGAAGTTCCTCAAATGGAAGTATTAACCAAATGCAAAAATGAGGAAGAAGCACTTTGCGAAGAGCACTTTCGCAGCAACATAACCAGAAATTCAGAGGGGCGCTATGTTGTTGCTCTACCTTTCAACGAAAGGGTAACAGAATTGAGGGAGTCCAGGTCAATGGCCGAAAAAAGGTTAGCCGGCCTCAAAAGAAGGCTCCAATTAAACCctgaattaaaagaaaaatattgctcTGTGATGAAAGAATACCTCACGCTCGGTCACATGTCGCCAGTGGAGGTAAGGGGAGGGGAAAAAGGATACTATCTTCCCCACCATGCAGTGACGAAGGATTCGCTAACGACCGCAGTCCGCGTGGTTTACGACGGCTCAGCCAAAACCTTCCCCGACGGCCCATCCCTCAATGAAACCCTCCGTGTGGGGCCAACCATACAACCTGACCTATTCAGTCAACTCCTTAAGTTCCGCATACATAACACGGTACTAACTGGTGACATTGAAAAAATGTACCGGCAATTTTTGGTTCGTAAGCAGGATCGTAAGTATCAGCGTATTCTTTGGCCCGACGCTGAAGGTCGCACTCAAACTTATGAACTCAACACGGTAACATTCGGCTTGGCACCGGCCTCATTTTTGGCAATCAGGTGCTTGCATCAATTAGCTGAAGATGAAGGGAAGAATTTTCCGCTCGCCGCTGAGGTGCTAAAGAATGAATTTTACGTTGACAATGCGCTAACCGGGGCGCCAACAGTTACCGCCGCAGTTCTATTGCGACAGCAACTGACTGAAATTTTAAGCAGGGCGGGTATTAACATTTACCAATGGGCATCAAATGTACCTGAAGTTTTACACGATCTACCGCCGGAGAAAATCAATAAACAGTTGGTTTTAAGCAACTCGACAATTAGCACCCTTGGACTGAAATGGGATGCTAATAGCGATTCGATCACGTACACTGTTGCCAACTTACCTTTGAATCATATTGTTACAAAACGATCCATTCTTTCcgaaatctcaaaaatatttgacCCCTTGGGCCTCTTAGGTCCAGTCATAATATATGCCAAAATATTAATCCAAGAGTTGTGGAAATTAAAGTTACACTGGGACGAGTCATTAACATCGAGTTTGCGCCAGGTGTGGCTTAAATATCGGCATCAACTATCCCTTTTAGATCATTTAAGTTTTGGtcgcaaaattttaattgagcACCCCGTTCGCGTTGAATTACACAGTTTTGGAGACGCAGGGACAAAAGCGTACGGATGCTGCCTATACGTTCGATCTATCGATGTTCATGGTAATATTCTAACAACGTTACTGTGTGCTAAATCACGGGTAGCACCCATAAAAACTGTGTCGATACCCAGGCTGGAACTTTGCGCCGCGCGCCTCCTGGCGGAC GATAACCATGTGACTCGTTTGCTCATCGAGGCCGAGCACACGATACATGGGCACGCAGGGATTCAGGCAACACTGTACGCTCTCCGCAGACGGTTTTGGGTGCTGGACGGACGCAATACGATTCGGAAGATCCTAAGGCAATGCGTTCATTGTGCCAAGCTCAAGCCTGTCTCGGTCGACTACCTGATGGGGGATCTGCCCGCCGCGCGTGTGACTCCAGCTCGCCCATTCAGCCGAGTGGGGATCGACCTCTGCGGCTATTTCttcttaaaagagaaaaaatatcgcaaCAGAAATCAAGTGAAAGCGTATGTTGTTGTTTTCGTGTGTTTCGTCACAAAGGCGGTTCATTTAGAATTGGTAACGGACCTTTCCAGTGACTCATTCATAGCCGCTCTTCGGCGATTTATAGCCCGCCGCGGACTATGTTCCGACATTTACTCAGATAACGCAACCAATTTTTTAGGAACGAATAACCAAATGAAAGAGCTAGAAACCCTATTTTCTGACTCTAAACATCAAAACTCTGTACATGCCTTTGCAGCCAAAAACTGCATACGCTGGCATTTCATACCAGCAAAATCGCCTCATTTTGGTGGGCTCTGGGAATCCGCTGTAAAATCCTTCAAACATCATCTTTTGCGGGTGGTAAAGGGAGCACTTTTTACTTATGAagaattttatactttttgcaCAGAAATAGAAGCTATCCTAAACTCAAGACCTATTTCCCCAATGTCATCTGATCCCAATGATCTCCTTGCCCTTACCCCTGGTCATTTTCTGATTGGTGATTCTTTAACGAGCTTGCCTGATCTTGAGCTTAGGGATACGCCTGTCAATCGTCTTTCGCAATGGCAGCACATTCAACAGGTTAAGCAGCATTTCTGGTCTCGTTGGCAGCAAGAATACTTGAACGAGCTGACGGTACGTCACAAATGGACCAAAGACATGCCCGGCATTCAAACCGGCGCCCTGGTACTCCTGCAAGATGAAAAATTACCGCCGCTTCAATGGAACATGGGTCGGGTAGTCCAATGTCATCCTGGACCTGACAACGTCACTAGGGTAGTGACCGTCAAAACTGCTAATGGCACGTTTCGCCGCAGCACAAAGAAAGTCTCTCCTCTGCCTATCGAAAATAGCATTGTTGGGCGCAATTAA